From Megalobrama amblycephala isolate DHTTF-2021 linkage group LG8, ASM1881202v1, whole genome shotgun sequence, the proteins below share one genomic window:
- the dtd1 gene encoding D-aminoacyl-tRNA deacylase 1 encodes MKAIIQRVTKASVTVGEEQISSIGRGLCVLLGISVEDTQKDVDYMVRKILNLRVFEDENGRAWSRSVMDRELEVLCVSQFTLQCILKANKPDFHSAMPAELAQPFYNSMLEQMREAYKPELIKDGQFGAKMQVLIQNDGPVTIHLESPTRPTDPKQLSKQEKQQQRKEKTRSKGPSESSREKAALRSKADPSASSGAEGDVSSEREP; translated from the exons ATGAAGGCGATCATTCAAAGAGTAACAAAGGCAAGCGTAACAG TTGGGGAGGAGCAGATCAGTTCCATAGGCAGAGGACTCTGTGTCCTGCTTGGCATCTCAGTGGAGGACACACAGAAGGATGTTGACTACAT GGTACGTAAGATTCTTAACTTGCGTGTGTTTGAGGATGAGAACGGCCGAGCCTGGAGCCGCAGCGTGATGGACAGAGAGCTGGAGGTGTTGTGTGTGAGTCAGTTCACTCTGCAGTGTATCCTCAAGGCAAATAAGCCTGACTTCCACTCTGCCATGCCGGCCGAACTGGCTCAGCCCTTCTACAACAGCATGCTGGAGCAGATGAGGGAAGCGTATAAACCAGAACTCATCAAAG ATGGGCAGTTTGGTGCAAAAATGCAGGTACTCATTCAGAATGATGGACCTGTGACCATTCATCTGGAGTCTCCTACTCGCCCTACAGACCCTAAACAG CTGTCTAAACAAGAGAAGCAACAACAGCGAAAAGAAAAAACCAGGTCAAAAGGCCCTTCCGAGTCCAGCAGAGAGAAGGCAGCTCTGCGCTCTAAAGCAGATCCCAGCGCCAGCAGCGGAGCAGAGGGAGATGTGTCCTCTGAACGGGAACCATAG